From the genome of Candidatus Roizmanbacteria bacterium, one region includes:
- a CDS encoding class I SAM-dependent methyltransferase, with product MKDLSTQQLTLATSDYDLRITNLARFILKKLPIKQGSFIDVGAGNGLFLKFFKDRGFEVEGIELEKDQVHEMRKDFKLKDVSIRQGDITNLHGDENFDVVIASDVIEHIKDDAKALDNLFTFVKKDGYLVLTVPAHMHLYGKRDKTWGHYRRYDRNSLRFSKKVKKFRRL from the coding sequence ATGAAGGATTTAAGCACTCAGCAACTAACTTTAGCTACCTCGGACTACGATCTTCGTATAACCAATCTAGCACGATTCATACTTAAGAAACTTCCTATAAAGCAAGGATCTTTCATAGATGTTGGAGCTGGTAATGGTCTATTCCTAAAGTTTTTTAAGGACCGTGGGTTTGAGGTAGAGGGAATTGAACTTGAAAAAGATCAGGTGCATGAGATGCGTAAAGACTTCAAGCTTAAGGATGTATCAATTCGGCAGGGAGATATCACTAATCTTCATGGTGACGAAAACTTTGATGTGGTAATCGCATCCGATGTCATCGAGCACATCAAAGACGATGCAAAAGCACTAGATAACTTATTCACGTTTGTAAAAAAAGATGGTTATCTAGTTCTTACGGTTCCTGCACACATGCATCTTTATGGCAAGCGTGACAAGACTTGGGGACATTATCGGAGGTATGATCGTAATAGCCTAAGATTTAGTAAGAAAGTTAAAAAGTTTAGAAGGTTGTAA
- a CDS encoding dTDP-4-dehydrorhamnose 3,5-epimerase family protein has translation MKILSVTSLALPEVKVIRYQRFTDVRGYFTESFNQSEFNSNPDLSFLKNAMFIQVNESYSKQNTIRGLHFQWSPYQGKLVRTVFGHMTDLVMDIRKGSPNFGKIIAYDLPADHSRDYGELIWIPVGFAHGGYYPEETQIEYLCTSNWNPSNEAGISPITTDIDWSLCDSDLKKKFEEIANGTHLMSDKDRDGFTLKKWSDNPNSNEFIYDAVSS, from the coding sequence ATGAAGATACTTTCAGTTACCTCACTCGCACTTCCTGAGGTTAAGGTTATCCGATACCAAAGATTTACCGATGTGAGAGGTTACTTTACCGAATCTTTTAACCAGTCTGAGTTTAACTCAAACCCAGATCTATCTTTTTTGAAAAATGCGATGTTCATTCAGGTCAACGAAAGCTACTCAAAGCAAAACACCATTCGCGGCCTTCATTTTCAGTGGTCTCCTTACCAAGGCAAGCTCGTCAGAACGGTCTTTGGACACATGACCGATCTTGTCATGGACATTCGAAAAGGATCTCCTAACTTTGGCAAAATAATTGCCTACGATTTACCTGCGGATCATAGTCGAGACTATGGAGAACTGATCTGGATCCCTGTCGGATTTGCTCATGGAGGCTACTATCCTGAAGAGACACAGATCGAATATCTTTGCACAAGCAACTGGAACCCAAGCAACGAAGCTGGAATCTCGCCGATTACCACCGATATTGACTGGTCACTTTGCGACTCCGATCTTAAAAAAAAGTTTGAGGAGATTGCGAATGGAACTCATCTCATGAGCGATAAGGATAGAGATGGTTTCACTCTTAAAAAATGGTCTGACAATCCCAACTCGAACGAATTTATCTACGACGCAGTTTCTTCATAA
- a CDS encoding FAD-dependent oxidoreductase → MKVAIIGAGITGLSTALLLSKEGHSVTVYEASPVTGGLGTYVEVGNSSIERFYHHFFRSDVHVIELINKLGIGEKLKFYPSKTSILYEGVTYPFSSPLDLLTFKPLPFIDRLRLGLALAILKYLPVNIKKLDTISAKSWLMTYAGAEAYKVIWKPLLVGKFAKFSEDVPAAWLRENKRQVLRFGLS, encoded by the coding sequence ATGAAAGTCGCAATCATCGGTGCTGGAATAACAGGACTCTCAACAGCTCTCCTTCTGAGTAAGGAGGGTCATTCAGTAACTGTTTATGAAGCTTCTCCTGTCACCGGAGGACTTGGCACCTACGTTGAGGTTGGGAATAGCTCCATTGAGCGATTCTATCATCACTTTTTCCGATCTGATGTTCATGTCATTGAGCTGATTAATAAACTCGGAATAGGGGAGAAGCTTAAGTTTTATCCATCAAAGACCAGCATCCTGTACGAAGGGGTGACATATCCATTTTCTTCACCACTAGACCTACTCACATTCAAGCCACTACCCTTCATAGACCGACTCAGACTAGGACTCGCATTGGCAATTCTTAAATACTTACCCGTCAATATAAAAAAATTAGATACTATCTCTGCTAAAAGTTGGCTTATGACCTATGCCGGAGCCGAAGCATATAAAGTAATCTGGAAACCACTTCTTGTCGGGAAGTTTGCTAAATTTTCAGAAGATGTACCGGCAGCATGGCTGCGAGAGAATAAGAGACAGGTCCTTCGATTTGGGCTATCTTGA
- a CDS encoding GDP-mannose 4,6-dehydratase, with translation MAKTALVTGILGQDGPYLAKHLLDNGYKVYGMMSRYSNPNFQNTDYLGISKDINFIEGDLTDESSLMGVVKHARPDEVYNLAAQSFVGSSWEQAKHTTEVNSLGVLYMLNAIKLLSPTTKFYQASTSEMFGTGIENGYQDENTQFHPRSPYGVSKVYAYWMTVNYRESFGMFTCNGILFNHESPIRGIQFVTRKITDGVAKIKHGLAKELRLGNLDAKRDWGFAGDYVEAMHLMLQAAEPDDYVVATGETHTVQEFVELAFDAAGISDWKSYITIDPRFKRPAEVPNLLGKAEKAKKQLGWTPKVTFPELVKMMVEADLKRYEIQKRNSA, from the coding sequence ATGGCAAAAACAGCACTGGTTACTGGAATCTTGGGACAGGACGGACCTTACTTAGCAAAACATCTTTTAGATAATGGGTATAAGGTATACGGAATGATGTCGCGATACTCAAATCCGAATTTTCAGAATACCGACTATCTTGGAATCTCAAAGGACATTAACTTTATAGAGGGTGATCTTACCGATGAGTCTTCTTTAATGGGTGTTGTTAAGCATGCACGACCAGATGAGGTATACAATCTTGCAGCCCAGTCCTTTGTCGGCTCTTCTTGGGAACAGGCAAAACATACGACCGAAGTCAACTCTTTAGGAGTTCTTTATATGCTAAATGCGATTAAACTTCTGTCCCCCACCACCAAGTTTTATCAAGCCTCTACTTCTGAGATGTTTGGAACCGGAATTGAGAATGGTTATCAGGATGAGAATACGCAGTTTCATCCCCGAAGTCCTTACGGAGTCTCAAAAGTCTATGCTTACTGGATGACCGTTAATTACAGAGAGTCCTTCGGAATGTTCACATGTAATGGAATATTGTTCAATCATGAGTCTCCAATTCGAGGAATTCAATTTGTAACAAGAAAGATCACAGATGGAGTTGCAAAGATCAAGCACGGTTTGGCAAAAGAGTTGCGACTAGGCAATCTCGATGCCAAGCGAGACTGGGGTTTTGCTGGGGACTATGTTGAGGCTATGCATCTAATGCTTCAGGCAGCAGAACCAGATGATTACGTTGTTGCAACGGGTGAGACTCATACCGTTCAGGAGTTTGTGGAGCTGGCATTTGATGCTGCTGGAATCTCTGATTGGAAAAGTTACATTACTATTGACCCGCGATTCAAGAGACCGGCCGAGGTACCAAACCTTTTGGGTAAAGCTGAAAAGGCTAAGAAACAACTTGGTTGGACTCCAAAGGTCACGTTCCCCGAGTTGGTGAAGATGATGGTTGAAGCTGATTTAAAACGATACGAAATACAAAAAAGAAATAGCGCGTAA
- a CDS encoding oligosaccharide flippase family protein, whose product MLKKFTIFLKHPTSIHIYINTLGNYLNTAFTAIFALVLVRAMTPAEYGVLGVLLGVSYVLANIFDFGTTATIYSYLPAMLEKRTGNLYNFVKTLFIYQTIFATASVVILLFTFSWLDKYFFKTGADQLTIYLVFLGVIFFIWQNFISNVLLAGKHFFRVNLYVNISNVIKLALLGVLVYTNQITPASVILVFSVLGSIAFFIPLLFEKRSAIRSVVGSRFDRTELKFGYTLTYFASTQLYNLALRMDLFMLSFFGLRNDVGFYALAQKIILSIITSIISVTQVLSPLFSKASTKRDVQKLLKPGLLYLSVPAILFVILFFIPDSLFRLLFTEKFVTASQIAKSLSFPFIIFTYSNFLLIFMLYTIKKPAYVLLSNAIFFIGMTVGCLIFIPKLGVFAPAWVIAASISASSIILGITSFHEYKKLEN is encoded by the coding sequence ATGCTCAAGAAATTTACAATATTTCTTAAACACCCCACCAGTATCCACATCTACATAAATACTTTAGGAAACTACCTGAATACCGCCTTTACCGCTATCTTTGCGCTAGTTTTGGTACGAGCCATGACACCGGCGGAGTACGGAGTACTTGGAGTCCTGTTAGGGGTCTCGTATGTACTGGCTAACATCTTTGATTTCGGTACAACTGCAACTATCTACTCGTATCTGCCTGCAATGCTGGAGAAACGGACCGGCAATCTCTACAACTTTGTAAAGACGCTTTTTATCTACCAAACAATTTTTGCAACGGCATCTGTCGTCATTCTGCTCTTTACCTTTAGTTGGCTTGATAAATATTTTTTTAAAACTGGCGCAGATCAACTAACAATCTATCTAGTTTTTCTCGGGGTCATATTTTTTATCTGGCAGAACTTTATATCAAATGTACTTCTGGCAGGAAAGCATTTCTTTAGGGTTAACTTATATGTAAACATCTCAAATGTAATAAAGCTCGCATTACTTGGAGTACTTGTCTACACAAATCAAATAACGCCCGCCTCTGTCATCCTCGTTTTTAGCGTTCTTGGGTCGATAGCTTTCTTTATACCTCTTCTGTTTGAAAAGCGTTCAGCAATTCGGTCTGTTGTCGGTTCACGCTTTGATAGAACCGAGCTAAAGTTCGGCTACACACTTACATACTTCGCATCAACACAACTTTACAATCTTGCACTAAGAATGGATCTTTTTATGCTCTCGTTTTTTGGGCTGCGAAACGATGTGGGGTTCTACGCCCTTGCGCAGAAAATTATTCTCTCAATTATCACCTCAATAATCAGCGTCACCCAGGTCCTTTCACCGTTGTTCTCAAAAGCTAGCACTAAGAGAGACGTTCAAAAACTTCTTAAGCCCGGATTGCTTTATCTCTCTGTTCCGGCCATCTTATTTGTAATTTTATTTTTTATTCCTGATTCACTATTTAGACTACTTTTTACTGAGAAGTTTGTAACCGCATCTCAGATAGCCAAAAGCCTTTCGTTTCCGTTCATCATTTTCACATACAGTAACTTTTTGCTAATCTTCATGCTTTATACAATAAAGAAGCCTGCCTATGTTCTTCTTTCCAATGCAATATTTTTTATTGGAATGACAGTAGGGTGTCTTATCTTTATTCCGAAACTTGGCGTCTTTGCGCCTGCCTGGGTTATTGCCGCATCAATTAGCGCATCATCAATTATCCTCGGTATTACATCATTCCATGAATACAAAAAGCTCGAGAACTAA
- a CDS encoding FAD-dependent oxidoreductase yields MGYLDGGSETLFNALVGELKKHKVLINLNTPVTGVESYKDSVDLEVGGKKVSFDKCLITTVSPVATRLIKNKLPSKIKTLLNSQDQLGAVCLLLELSQPVQNQYWINVCQQNEPVLVMVEHTNLIDRKNYGNRSLVYLANYLHRDSARYKESDEMVVRSYISILKKLNPQFKNSWIKKSTISRVPRAQTIFGLGSLQNRPPIQILHNIFLGNIDQMYPHDRNFNLAVELSKKIAKMIV; encoded by the coding sequence TTGGGCTATCTTGATGGCGGATCAGAGACTCTTTTTAATGCTCTTGTTGGCGAACTTAAGAAACATAAGGTGTTGATAAATCTCAATACACCTGTGACCGGCGTCGAATCATATAAGGATAGTGTTGATCTTGAGGTCGGCGGAAAAAAAGTATCATTTGATAAGTGTCTTATTACCACTGTCTCTCCGGTTGCTACCAGACTCATTAAAAACAAATTACCATCAAAAATTAAGACCCTCCTAAACTCACAGGATCAGCTTGGCGCCGTCTGTCTACTTTTGGAGCTGTCACAACCTGTTCAAAATCAATACTGGATCAATGTCTGCCAGCAGAACGAACCGGTTCTTGTAATGGTCGAGCACACGAATCTTATCGACCGTAAGAACTATGGAAATAGATCGCTAGTTTACCTTGCCAACTATCTACATCGAGACAGTGCTCGCTACAAAGAGAGTGATGAGATGGTGGTACGATCCTATATATCAATTCTCAAAAAACTTAATCCACAGTTCAAAAATTCATGGATAAAGAAATCAACCATCTCTCGTGTTCCACGGGCACAGACCATCTTCGGGTTGGGCTCACTTCAAAATCGCCCCCCAATTCAGATTCTTCATAACATCTTTCTTGGGAACATAGACCAGATGTACCCACATGACCGCAACTTTAATCTTGCGGTGGAGCTATCAAAAAAAATTGCTAAAATGATTGTATGA
- a CDS encoding glycosyltransferase — protein MNTKSSRTKFAFIIPTLSNRDGLVAVLGDIQREYSNAHVIIVNNDTTPIINIDASSSLQIITLDQNRNTGFAKACNDGAKAAREHFGPEHLIFLNDDIRFTSDWVEECLKTMEHKKWFATTPLLKKPDGSLENIGYKVLPQGKIKLALHDSRSTIHESVDGLTAAALVIKTDDFFSLKGFDERFFAYLEDVDLFMTAKEKGKKFGTTTNVFVVHHGQVTSSSMKTRKAWLDTKNWYLLLSKHWTREMLAKHFGSIVAERLRNISGLIKSLI, from the coding sequence ATGAATACAAAAAGCTCGAGAACTAAGTTCGCCTTCATCATTCCGACTCTTAGTAATAGAGATGGTCTTGTTGCGGTGCTTGGTGACATTCAACGTGAATATTCAAATGCTCACGTAATAATCGTGAATAACGATACGACTCCTATTATCAACATCGACGCTTCTTCATCTTTGCAGATAATTACTCTAGACCAGAATCGCAACACTGGGTTTGCAAAGGCCTGCAACGACGGTGCAAAAGCAGCGAGAGAACATTTTGGTCCCGAGCATCTCATTTTTCTAAACGACGACATACGTTTTACTTCCGATTGGGTAGAGGAGTGCCTGAAGACTATGGAGCATAAAAAATGGTTCGCCACAACGCCACTTCTGAAAAAGCCTGACGGTTCGTTGGAAAACATCGGGTATAAAGTCCTCCCGCAAGGCAAGATTAAGCTTGCGCTACACGATTCGCGATCTACGATACACGAATCAGTGGACGGTCTCACGGCGGCCGCACTTGTGATAAAGACTGATGACTTTTTCTCACTCAAAGGCTTTGACGAAAGATTCTTCGCATATCTTGAGGATGTGGATCTCTTTATGACCGCGAAGGAGAAAGGAAAAAAATTCGGTACCACAACAAATGTTTTTGTAGTTCATCACGGACAAGTAACATCATCCTCAATGAAAACAAGAAAAGCTTGGCTCGATACCAAAAACTGGTACTTGTTGTTATCCAAGCACTGGACCAGAGAGATGCTTGCCAAACACTTTGGATCGATTGTAGCCGAGCGTCTCAGAAATATTTCTGGACTAATCAAATCACTTATCTGA